The following are from one region of the Peromyscus leucopus breed LL Stock chromosome 18, UCI_PerLeu_2.1, whole genome shotgun sequence genome:
- the LOC114681804 gene encoding transmembrane protein 198-like, with translation MEKALLPLTLTSDPRPFNQQLPEPPDLRCVLEPQDSLELAPALVCALCCCFGYRCFKAVMFLSGLLSGALVIFLLCHKERVLETQLSLEVSAGISLGIGLLCGLVTMLVRSVGLFLTGLLLGLTLGAGTLLGTEPIYQPHSAWVPVGGLMGLALLGALLTLRWPRPFTVLGTALLGAAVLVACADYFLEGLTLGTRLGERLQALPELLPLCWYSWVLLGTWPILGALGTLAQWRLMTEERGSHTNVILSHQRRHLQLLRIHQQEAKRHRNPSGVGLCHGSYRSRLPPNIQNPGDRLAPSYLQSLRECQLEPSTQATAPHTTLDLDSDCSSTRLLATPSHSAQT, from the exons ATGGAGAAAGCCTTGCTGCCCCTGACTCTAACATCTGACCCGAGGCCCTTTAACCAACAACTCCCAGAGCCTCCAGACCTGAGATGTGTCTTGGAACCCCAGGACAGCCTTGAGTTGGCCCCTGCCTTAGTCTGtgctctctgctgctgcttcg gCTACCGCTGCTTCAAGGCAGTGATGTTTCTCTCCGGTCTGCTGTCAGGAGCTCTGGTGATCTTCCTACTGTGCCACAAGGAGAGGGTGCTGGAGACACAGTTGAGCCTGGAGGTGAGCGCAGGCATCTCGCTGGGCATCGGACTCCTCTGCGGCCTGGTCACCATGCTAGTCCGAAGCGTTGGGCTCTTTCTGACCGGTCTCCTGCTAGGTCTAACCCTGGGCGCTGGAACCTTACTGGGCACTGAACCCATCTACCAGCCACATTCGGCCTGGGTGCCAGTCGGTGGACTGATGGGGCTGGCGCTGCTGGGAGCCCTGCTCACGCTCCGGTGGCCCCGTCCGTTCACGGTCCTAGGCACAGCCCTGCTAGGTGCTGCGGTGCTGGTGGCCTGTGCTGACTACTTCTTGGAAGGGCTGACCCTGGGCACTCGGCTGGGCGAACGCCTGCAGGCCCTCCCGGAGTTGCTGCCTCTTTgctggtatagctgggtcttactGGGGACCTGGCCGATCTTGGGGGCTCTTGGGACACTGGCCCAGTGGAGACTCATGACTGAGGAACGTGGAAGCCACACCAATG TGATCTTGAGCCACCAGCGAAGGCATCTCCAGCTCCTCCGGATCCATCAGCAAGAGGCTAAGCGGCATCGGAACCCGTCTGGAGTGGGACTGTGCCATGGCAGCTATCGGAGTCGGCTTCCCCCCAATATCCAGAACCCTGGTGACAGGCTGGCTCCA AGTTATCTCCAGAGTCTGCGTGAGTGCCAGCTGGAGCCGAGCACCCAGGCCACAGCCCCCCACACTACCCTGGACCTGGATTCTGACTGCAGTTCCACCCGCCTCCTGGCCACACCTTCTCACTCTGCCCAGACCTGA
- the Mmp19 gene encoding matrix metalloproteinase-19: MDWQQLWLTFLLPMTVSGRALGPAEKEAVLGYLLQYGYLQKPLEGPDDFRLEDITDALRAFQEASELPVSGQMDDDTRARMKQPRCGLEDPFNQKTLKYLLLGRWRKKHLTYRILNLPSTLSSSRAQAALRQAFKYWSSVAPLTFREVKAGWADIRLSFHGRQSPYCSNTFDGPGKVLAHADIPELGSVHFDKDEFWTEGTYQGVNLRIIAAHEVGHALGLGHSRYTQALMAPVYAGYQPYFRLHPDDVAGIQALYGKKSPETEDEEEEISTMSPVTTKPSPMPNPCNSELDAMMLGPRGKTYAFKGDYVWTVTDSGPGPLFRVSALWEGLPGNLDAAVYSPRTGWTHFFKGNKVWRYVGFKMSPGFPMKLNRVEPNLDAALYWPINKKVFLFKGSGYWQWDELASTDFSRYPKPIKELFTGVPDQPSAAMSWQDGQVYFFKGKDHWRLNQQLRVAKGYPRNTTHWMHCRPQTPDANSFTGDTTPPTTDTISDTTPSTVDSILDMAPSTTDSATLSSPANVTPLGA, translated from the exons ATGGACTGGCAACAGTTGTGGCTGACCTTCTTACTTCCCATGACAGTCTCAGGCCGGGCTCTGGGGCCTGCAGAGAAGGAGGCCGTCTTG GGTTACCTGTTGCAGTATGGGTATCTACAGAAGCCTCTGGAAGGACCTGATGACTTCAGGCTAGAAGATATCACAGATGCCCTAAG AGCTTTCCAGGAAGCATCCGAGCTGCCCGTTTCAGGCCAGATGGATGATGACACAAGGGCCCGTATGAAGCAGCCCCGTTGTGGTCTGGAGGATCCCTTCAACCAGAAGACCCTTAAATACCTGCTTCTGG GCCGCTGGAGAAAGAAGCATTTGACATACCGCATCTTGAACCTGCCCTCCACCCTCTCATCCTCCAGAGCCCAGGCAGCCCTGCGTCAAGCCTTTAAGTACTGGAGCAGCGTGGCCCCCCTGACCTTCCGGGAGGTGAAGGCTGGCTGGGCTGATATCCGCCTCTCGTTCCACGGCCGCCAAAGCCCATACTGTTCCAACACCTTCGATGGGCCTG GAAAGGTCCTGGCCCATGCAGATATCCCAGAGCTCGGCAGTGTACACTTCGATAAAGATGAATTCTGGACTGAGGGGACCTACCAAGGAGTGAACCTGCGCATCATCGCAGCCCATGAAGTGGGCCATGCCTTGGGCCTTGGGCACTCCCGATACACTCAGGCGCTTATGGCTCCTGTCTATGCTGGCTACCAACCCTACTTCAGGCTGCACCCAGATGATGTGGCAGGGATCCAGGCTCTCTATG GCAAGAAGAGCccagagacagaggatgaggaggaagagatttCCACCATGTCACCAGTGACCACAAAACCCAGTCCCATGCCAAACCCCTGCAACAGTGAACTGGATGCCATGATGCTGG GACCCCGTGGGAAGACCTATGCTTTCAAGGGGGACTACGTGTGGACTGTAACAGATTCAGGTCCGGGCCCCTTGTTCCGAGTGTCTGCTCTTTGGGAGGGGCTCCCTGGAAACCTAGATGCTGCCGTCTACTCTCCTAGAACAGGATGGACCCATTTCTTCAAGG GAAACAAGGTGTGGCGCTATGTGGGTTTCAAGATGTCTCCTGGCTTTCCCATGAAACTCAACAGAGTAGAACCCAACCTGGATGCAGCGCTCTACTGGCCTATCAATAAGAAGGTGTTCCTGTTTAAG GGCTCAGGATACTGGCAATGGGATGAGCTGGCCAGCACCGACTTCAGCCGCTACCCCAAACCCATCAAGGAATTGTTTACTGGAGTGCCAGACCAACCCTCGGCAGCGATGAGTTGGCAAGACGGCCAAGTCTACTTCTTCAAGGGCAAAGACCACTGGCGTCTTAACCAGCAGCTTCGAGTGGCAAAGGGTTATCCCAGAAATACCACACACTGGATGCACTGCCGTCCTCAGACTCCAGACGCTAACTCGTTCACTGGGGACACTACTCCCCCCACCACAGACACGATCTCGGACACCACTCCCTCAACCGTGGACTCAATCTTGGACATGGCTCCCTCAACTACAGACTCTGCCACCCTTTCATCCCCTGCTAATGTCACCCCGCTAGGGGCCTAA